One region of Prionailurus viverrinus isolate Anna unplaced genomic scaffold, UM_Priviv_1.0 scaffold_38, whole genome shotgun sequence genomic DNA includes:
- the ANKRD11 gene encoding ankyrin repeat domain-containing protein 11 isoform X6, which translates to MPKGGCSRTPQHEDFSLSNDMVEKQTGKKDKDKVSLTKTPKLDRGDGGKEVRERATKRKLPFTVGANGEQKDSDTEKQGPERKRIKKEPVTRKAGLLFGMGLSGIRAGYPLSERQQVALLMQMTAEESANSPVDTTPKHPSQSTVCQKGTPNSASKTKDKVNKRNERGETRLHRAAIRGDARRIKELIGEGADVNVKDFAGWTALHEACNRGYYDVAKQLLAAGAEVNTKGLDDDTPLHDAANNGHYKVVKLLLRYGGNPQQSNRKGETPLKVANSPTMVNLLLGKGTYTSSEESSTESSEEEDAPSFAPSSSVDGNNTDSEFEKGLKHKAKNPEPQKTVTPVKDEYEFDEDDEQDRVPPVDDKHLLKKDYRKETKSNSFISIPKMEVKSYTKNNTIAPKKAAHRILSDTSDEEDVGVTVGTGEKLRLSAHAILPGNKTREPSSSKQQKEKNKVKKKRKKETKGKEVRFGKRNDKFCSSESESESSESGEDDGDSVGSSGCLKESPLVLKDPSLFSSLSASSTSSHGSSAAQKHNPGHADQHARHWRTDNWKSISSPAWSEVSSLSDSTRTRLTSESDCSSEGSSVESLKPVRKKQEHRKRGGLQSTLSEKKNSFHAGVDGAIPKLDKEGKVVKKHKTKHKHKNKEKGLCSVGQELKLKSFTYEYEDCKQRPEKAILLDGDVPSEGKLKALKHDRDHFRREERLGKVKSEDRESWLFKEEVVKVSKDEKALKRIKDVSRSFREEKDRASKAEREKLVKEKSPKEERLRLYKEERKKKSKDRPAKLEKKNDCKEDRIPKEKEKAFKEEKDKAKKEKVYREDSSAFDEYCNKSQFLENEDTKFSLSDDQQDRWFSDLSDSSFDFKGDDSWDSPVTDYRDVKSDPVARLILETVKEDSKEKKRESKGREKRDYGDRRSDRDAFFRKKDRDCLDKSSERRREQADKHKGIPGCLPDKDKKRRESAEGGRDRKDGLEATKERKDGRPKPEEAHREEPKEVAGEAGFKDRPDCDFGKGPEPWERLHAARDKEKKERGKLEKYKDKSGDRDKSEKSVLEKCQKDKEFDKCFKEKKDPKEKHKDKERKASLDQGKEKREKNFPGLLSEDFPEKKDEKKGKEKSWYIADIFTDESEDEKDEFAASGLRLGDAGDAPRADGPQDADRHRKHSADRQHSEKQKERELREKKREKGAAEGAKDKKEKVLEKHKDKKDKEGADKYKDRKDRTSADPTQEKKSKQKPPEKLERKPSAEDRARSRHRERPDREHCRDRKVSRSAEAEKSLLERLEEEALHAYREDSNDKASEVSSDSFTDRGQEPGLSALLEVSFTEPPEEKVRERERHRHSSSSSKKSHDRERVRKDKCEKRDKSDDYKDTGSRKEPGQCDKDFSDADAYGIPYGAKADVEDELDKTIELFATEKKDKNDSEREPSKKADKELKPYGCGAAGALKDKRRRERHRERWRDEREKHRDRHSDGPPRHHKDEQKPAARDKDNPPNALRDKSRDESLKLSEAKPKEKFKENPEKEKGDSVKVGNGNDKPPAARDQGKRDARPREKLLGDGDLMMTSFERMLSQKDLEVEERHKRHKERMKQMEKMRHRSGDPKLKDRAKPAEDARKKGLDVPARRPLVPDPALKDKRPKEPALAPPAADGKPPLGPAGDARDWLAGPHAKEALPASPRPDQGRPTGVPTPASVVSCPSYEEAMHTPRTPSCSADDYSDLIFDCADPQPVSSTSASACSPSFFDRFSVAASGISETASQTPTRPLCTSLYRSVSVDIRRTPEEEFSTGDKLFRQQSVPTASTYGSPGQRLEDKAPVPPGPAEKFACLSPGYYSPDYGIPSPKADALHCPPAAVVNVTPSPEGAFSGLQAKSPPSHRDELLAPSMEGALPPDLGIPLDATEDQQATAAIIPPEPSYLEPLDEGPFSTVITEDPVEWAHPAASEQALSCSLMGGAPENPVSWPVGPDLLLKSPQRLPESPQHFCPTEALHPAAPGPFGAPEPPYPGSPDSYPLSATEPGLEGAKGDVVDTVPAAVPAPEEPAPFAPPSRLEPFFTNCKPLPDAPPDAAPEPACLATVTQVEALAPMENNFLENGHDLSALGQVEAVPWPDGFPNSEDDLDLGPFSLPELPLQAKDVSDVETEPVEETPLGPPENTPAGPPVVPSGGDVPAAAAEEQPALPPDQAAPRLPAEPEPESPEEPKPDVMLETTVEAGVTSEGRVPPEDSDSSLGPAPPAPERHPAGSGDEEAEGRDPPAASHGTPDAAVVAAAAAAADGSAQAHVEDGAGPLDGAGPEGPVGGIQPEASEPEPKPAVEAPKAPKVEEIPQRMTRNRAQMLANQSKQSSPPADKEPAPAPPARAKGRCCEEDDPQAQHPRKRRFQRSSQQLQQQMNTSTQQTREVIQQTLAAIVDAIKLDDIEPYHSDRSNPYFEYLQIRKKIEEKRKILCYITPQAPQCYAEYVTYTGSYLLDGKPLSKLHIPVIAPPPSLAEPLKELFKQQEAVRGKLRLQHSIEREKLIVSCEQEILRVHCRAARTIANQAVPFSACTMLLDSEVYNMPLESQGDENKSVRDRFNARQFISWLQDVDDKYDRMKTCLLMRQQHEAAALNAVQRMEWQLKAQELDPAGHKALCVHEVPSFYVPMVDVNDDFVLLPA; encoded by the exons ATGCCCAAGGGCGGGTGTTCTAGAACACCACAGCACGAAGACTTTTCCCTCAGCAACGACATGGTGGAGAAACAAACGGGGAAAAAG GATAAAGATAAAGTTTCTCTGACCAAGACCCCAAAGCTGGACCGCGGcgatggagggaaggaggtgagggagcgAGCAACCAAGCGGAAGCTGCCCTTCACTGTGGGGGCCAATGGAGAGCAGAAGGACTCGGACACAG AGAAGCAGGGTCCTGAGCGCAAGAGGATTAAGAAGGAGCCCGTCACCCGGAAGGCCGGGCTGCTGTTTGGCATGGGGCTGTCTGGGATCCGAGCCGGCTACCCCCTCTCCGAGCGCCAGCAGGTGGCTCTCCTCATGCAGATGACTGCCGAGGAGTCCGCCAACAGCCCAG TAGACACGACGCCAAAGCACCCCTCCCAGTCGACAGTGTGCCAGAAGGGGACGCCGAACTCCGCCtcgaaaaccaaagacaaagtgAACAAGCGGAACGAGCGCGGAGAGACCCGCCTGCACCGCGCGGCCATCCGCGGGGACGCCCGGCGCATCAAGGAGCTCATCGGCGAGGGCGCGGACGTCAACGTCAAGGACTTTGCAG GCTGGACAGCGCTGCACGAGGCGTGTAACCGGGGCTACTACGACGTCGCCAAGCAGCTGCTGGCCGCGGGGGCAGAGGTGAACACCAAGGGCCTAGATGACGACACCCCCCTGCACGACGCCGCGAACAACGGGCACTACAAG GTGGTGAAGCTGTTGTTGCGGTATGGCGGGAACCCTCAGCAAAGCAACAGAAAAGGCGAGACGCCGCTGAAGGTGGCCAACTCCCCGACCATGGTGAATCTCCTGCTGGGCAAGGGGACCTACACGTCCAGCGAGGAGAGCTCGACCG AGAGCTCAGAGGAGGAAGACGCCCCATCGTTCGCACCTTCTAGTTCAGTTGACGGCAATAACACAGACTCTGAATTTGAAAAAGGCCTGAAGCACAAGGCTAAGAATCCAGAGCCCCAGAAAACTGTGACCCCCGTCAAGGATGAGTACGAGTTTGACGAGGACGACGAGCAGGACAGAGTCCCTCCAGTGGACGACAAACACTTACTGAAAAAGGATTACAGGAAAGAAACTAAatcaaatagttttatttctatacccaaaatggaagtgaaaagttACACTAAAAATAACACGATTGCACCAAAGAAAGCGGCTCATCGCATCCTGTCAGACACGTCAGACGAGGAGGACGTTGGTGTCACTGTGGGGACAGGAGAGAAGCTGAGGCTCTCGGCACACGCGATACTGCCCGGTAACAAAACGCGGGAACCGTCCAGCtccaagcagcagaaagagaaaaataaagtgaaaaagaagcGAAAGAAGGAGACAAAAGGCAAGGAAGTGCGGTTTGGGAAAAGGAATGACAAGTTCTGCTCCTCCGAGTCGGAGAGCGAGTCCTCGGAGAGCGGGGAGGACGACGGGGACTCGGTGGGGAGCTCTGGCTGCCTCAAGGAGTCCCCACTGGTGCTGAAGGACCCGTCCCTGTTCAGCTCTCTGTCCGCCTCCTCCACCTCGTCTCACGGGAGCTCTGCCGCCCAGAAGCATAACCCCGGCCACGCGGACCAGCACGCCAGGCACTGGCGGACAGACAATTGGAAAAGCATCTCTTCTCCCGCCTGGTCAGAGGTCAGCTCTTTATCAGACTCCACAAGGACGAGACTGACGAGCGAGTCTGACTGCTCCTCCGAGGGCTCCAGCGTGGAGTCGCTGAAGCCCGTGAGGAAGAAGCAGGAGCACAGGAAGCGGGGCGGCCTGCAGAGCACGCTGTCGGAGAAGAAGAACTCTTTCCACGCCGGCGTGGACGGCGCCATTCCCAAGCTGGACAAGGAGGGCAAGGTCGTCAAGAAACACaagacaaaacacaaacacaaaaacaaggaGAAGGGGCTGTGCTCCGTGGGTCAGGAGCTCAAGCTGAAAAGTTTCACTTACGAGTATGAGGACTGCAAGCAGCGGCCGGAGAAGGCCATACTCCTGGACGGCGACGTTCCCAGTGAGGGCAAGCTGAAGGCCTTGAAGCACGACCGGGACCACTTCAGGAGGGAAGAGCGGCTCGGCAAGGTGAAGTCGGAAGACAGGGAATCCTGGCTCTTCAAAGAGGAGGTGGTCAAGGTTTCCAAAGACGAGAAGGCCCTGAAGAGAATCAAAGATGTGAGCAGGTCTTTCCGAGAAGAGAAAGACCGTGCGAgtaaagcagaaagagagaaactggtgaaggagaagtctcccaaagagGAACGACTGAGGCTctacaaagaggaaagaaagaaaaagtccaaAGACAGGCCCGCCAAGCTAGAGAAGAAGAACGATTGTAAGGAGGACAGGATTccaaaggagaaggagaaggctttcaaagaagaaaaagacaaagcgaaaaaagaaaaagtctacaGGGAAGACTCTTCCGCTTTCGACGAATATTGTAACAAGAGTCAGTTTCTGGAGAACGAAGACACCAAATTCAGCCTTTCTGACGACCAGCAGGATCGGTGGTTCTCGGACTTGTCCGATTCGTCCTTCGATTTCAAAGGGGACGACAGTTGGGATTCTCCAGTGACAGACTACAGGGATGTGAAAAGTGACCCCGTGGCCAGACTGATCCTGGAGACCGTGAAGGAGGACAGCAAGGAAAAGAAGCGGGAGAGCAAGGGCCGTGAGAAGCGGGACTACGGGGACAGGCGCAGCGACAGGGACGCCTTCTTCCGGAAGAAGGACAGAGACTGTCTGGACAAGAGCTCcgagaggaggagggagcaggcagACAAGCATAAGGGCATCCCCGGCTGCCTTCCCGACAAGGACAAAAAGCGGAGGGAGTCCGCCGAGGGCGGGCGGGACAGGAAGGACGGCCTCGAGGCCACCAAGGAGCGGAAGGATGGCCGGCCCAAGCCCGAGGAGGCCCACCGGGAGGAGCCGAAGGAGGTGGCCGGCGAGGCCGGCTTCAAGGACAGGCCCGACTGTGACTTTGGGAAGGGCCCCGAGCCCTGGGAGAGGCTCCATGCAGCAAGAgacaaggagaagaaggaaagggggaaattagagaaatacaaagataagTCCGGTGACAGAGACAAAAGCGAAAAGTCTGTCCTCGAGAAATGTCAGAAGGACAAGGAGTTTGACAAATGCTTTAAAGAGAAGAAGGATCCCAAGGAGAAGCACAAGGACAAGGAGAGAAAGGCGTCTCTTGaccaggggaaagaaaagagggagaagaattTCCCTGGGCTTCTGTCCGAGGACTTCCCTGAAAAAAAAGACGAGAAGAAGGGTAAAGAGAAGAGCTGGTACATCGCCGACATATTCACAGACGAAAGCGAGGACGAGAAGGACGAGTTCGCGGCCAGCGGGCTCCGACTCGGGGACGCCGGGGACGCGCCGCGGGCGGACGGCCCCCAGGACGCCGACCGGCACCGGAAGCACTCTGCCGACCGGCAGCACTCGGAGAAGCAGAAGGAGCGAGAGCTccgagaaaagaaaagggagaagggagccgCGGAAGGGgcgaaagacaagaaagaaaaggtccTGGAGAAGCACAAGGACAAGAAGGACAAAGAGGGTGCGGACAAGTACAAGGACAGGAAGGACCGCACCTCGGCCGACCCCACCCAGGAAAAGAAGAGCAAGCAGAAGCCTCCCGAGAAGCTGGAGCGGAAGCCCTCCGCGGAGGACAGGGCCAGGAGCAGGCACCGCGAGAGGCCGGACCGGGAGCACTGCCGGGACAGGAAGGTGTCGAGGAGCGCCGAGGCGGAGAAGAGCCTGctggagaggctggaggaggaggcccTGCACGCGTACCGGGAGGACTCCAACGACAAGGCCAGCGAGGTGTCCTCGGACAGCTTCACCGACCGCGGGCAGGAGCCCGGCCTGAGCGCCCTCCTGGAGGTGTCCTTCACGGAGCCCCCGGAGGAGAaggtcagggagagagaaaggcacagacaCTCTTCGTCCTCGTCCAAGAAGAGCCACGATCGGGAGAGGGTCCGGAAAGACAAGTGTGAGAAGAGAGACAAGAGCGACGATTACAAGGACACGGGCAGCAGGAAGGAGCCCGGCCAGTGCGACAAGGACTTCTCGGACGCCGACGCTTACGGGATCCCTTACGGCGCCAAAGCGGACGTAGAGGACGAGCTAGATAAAACCATTGAGTTGTTCGCCAccgaaaagaaagataaaaatgattcAGAGAGAGAGCCTTCCAAGAAAGCGGACAAGGAGCTGAAGCCTTATGGCTGTGGCGCCGCCGGTGCCCTCAAGGACAAGAGGCGGCGGGAGAGGCACCGCGAGAGGTGGCGGGACGAGCGGGAGAAGCACAGGGACAGGCACAGCGACGGGCCCCCGCGGCACCACAAGGACGAGCAGAAGCCCGCAGCCAGAGACAAGGACAACCCTCCAAACGCACTCAGAGACAAGTCCCGGGACGAGAGCCTGAAGCTCAGCGAGGCCAAACCGAAGGAGAAGTTCAAGGAAAACCCGGAGAAGGAAAAGGGTGACTCGGTGAAGGTCGGCAACGGCAACGATAAGCCGCCGGCAGCCAGAGACCAGGGCAAGAGAGATGCCCGGCCCAGAGAGAAGCTTCTGGGCGACGGCGACCTGATGATGACCAGCTTCGAGCGCATGCTGTCCCAGAAGGACCTGGAGGTCGAGGAGCGGCACAAGCGGCACAAGGAGAGGATGAAGCAGATGGAGAAGATGAGGCACCGGTCCGGAGACCCGAAGCTCAAGGACAGGGCGAAGCCCGCTGAGGACGCGCGCAAGAAGGGCCTGGACGTGCCCGCACGGAGGCCGCTGGTGCCGGACCCCGCCCTGAAGGACAAGAGGCCCAAGGAGCCCGCTCTGGCCCCGCCGGCCGCCGACGGCAAGCCCCCCCTGGGGCCGGCCGGGGACGCCAGGGACTGGCTGGCCGGGCCGCACGCGAAAGAGGCGCTGCCCGCCTCCCCGAGGCCGGACCAGGGCCGGCCCACCGGGGTCCCCACGCCCGCGTCCGTGGTGTCGTGCCCCAGCTACGAGGAGGCCATGCACACGCCCAGGACCCCGTCCTGCAGCGCGGACGACTACTCTGACCTCATTTTCGACTGCGCTGACCCCCAGCCCGTCTCCAGCACGTCCGCCAGCGCCTGCTCCCCCTCTTTTTTCGACAGGTTCTCTGTGGCAGCGAGTGGGATTTCGGAAACCGCGAGCCAGACGCCTACGAGGCCGCTGTGCACGAGCCTGTACCGTTCGGTGTCTGTCGATATCCGGAGGACCCCCGAGGAAGAATTCAGCACTGGGGACAAGCTGTTCAGACAGCAGAGCGTCCCCACCGCGTCCACTTACGGCTCGCCAGGGCAGCGCCTGGAGGACAAGGCCCCTGTGCCCCCAGGTCCTGCCGAGAAGTTCGCCTGCTTGTCCCCGGGGTACTACTCCCCGGACTATGgcatcccctcccccaaagcGGACGCTCTGCACTGCCCGCCTGCGGCTGTGGTCAATGTCACCCCCTCCCCAGAGGGTGCTTTCTCTGGTTTACAAGCGAAGTCCCCGCCTTCGCACAGAGATGAGCTGTTGGCCCCGTCCATGGAGGGGGCCCTTCCGCCTGACTTGGGCATCCCCCTGGATGCCACGGAGGACCAGCAGGCCACTGCCGCCATCATCCCCCCGGAGCCCAGCTACCTGGAGCCGCTGGACGAGGGCCCCTTCAGCACGGTCATCACAGAGGACCCCGTCGAGTGGGCGCACCCAGCTGCCTCGGAGCAGGCCCTGTCCTGCAGCCTGATGGGGGGCGCCCCCGAGAACCCCGTCAGCTGGCCTGTGGGGCCGGACCTCCTGCTTAAGTCCCCACAGCGCCTCCCAGAGTCCCCGCAGCATTTCTGCCCCACTGAGGCCCTCCACCCTGCTGCCCCGGGGCCCTTCGGCGCCCCAGAGCCCCcttacccaggctcccctgactCGTACCCTCTGTCGGCCACCGAGCCTGGACTCGAGGGCGCCAAAGGCGACGTGGTGGACACAGTCCCGGCCGCTGTGCCCGCCCCAGAAGAACCAGccccctttgcccctccttcCAGGCTGGAGCCCTTTTTCACCAACTGCAAACCGCTCCCTGACGCGCCCCCCGACGCGGCCCCGGAGCCTGCGTGTTTGGCCACCGTGACTCAGGTGGAGGCTCTGGCGCCCATGGAGAATAACTTCCTGGAAAACGGGCACGACCTGTCGGCCCTCGGCCAGGTGGAAGCGGTGCCCTGGCCTGATGGCTTCCCCAACTCCGAGGACGACTTGGACCTGGGGCCCTTCTCTCTGCCAGAGCTTCCTCTTCAAGCTAAAGACGTTTCCGATGTCGAAACGGAACCAGTAGAAGAGACTCCCCTTGGCCCTCCGGAAAACACCCCCGCGGGGCCCCCCGTAGTCCCGAGTGGCGGGGATGTCCCTGCAGCGGCTGCCGAGGAACAGCCCGCACTGCCTCCCGACCAGGCGGCTCCCCGGCTCCCCGCCGAGCCCGAGCCGGAGTCCCCCGAGGAGCCCAAGCCGGATGTGATGTTGGAGACCACGGTAGAGGCAGGGGTCACGTCAGAGGGGAGGGTCCCCCCCGAGGACTCGGACTCCAGCCTGGGGCCCGCACCGCCAGCCCCGGAGCGGCATCCAGCGGGGAGCGGAGACGAGGAGGCCGAGGGCCGGGACCCCCCGGCCGCGTCCCACGGCACCCCCGACGCCGCTGTcgttgccgccgccgccgccgccgcggatGGCTCTGCACAGGCACATGTGGAGGACGGGGCCGGCCCGCTCGACGGGGCCGGCCCCGAGGGACCTGTGGGCGGCATCCAGCCCGAAGCTTCAGAACCAGAACCCAAACCCGCGGTCGAAGCCCCGAAGGCGCCCAAGGTGGAGGAGATCCCCCAGCGCATGACGAGGAACCGGGCTCAGATGCTGGCCAACCAGAGCAAGCAGAGCTCGCCGCCCGCCGACAAGGAgcccgcgcccgccccgcccgcccgcgccAAGGGCCGCTGCTGCGAGGAGGACGACCCCCAGGCCCAGCACCCGCGCAAGCGCCGCTTCCAGCGCTCCAGccagcagctgcagcagcagaTGAACACGTCCACGCAGCAGACGCGGGAGGTGATCCAGCAGACGCTGGCCGCCATCGTGGACGCCATCAAGCTGGATGACATCGAGCCATACCACAGCGACAGGTCCAACCCCTACTTCGAGTACTTGCAGATCAGGAAGAAGATCGAGGAGAAGCGCAAGATTCTCTGCTACATCACGCCGCAGGCGCCCCAGTGCTACGCCGAGTACGTCACCTACACGGGCTCCTACCTCCTGGACGGCAAGCCGCTCAGCAAGCTGCACATCCCCGTG AtcgcgccccctccctccctggcggAGCCCCTGAAGGAGCTGTTCAAGCAGCAGGAGGCCGTGAGGGGGAAGCTGCGGCTGCAGCACAGCATCGAGCGG GAAAAGCTCATAGTCTCCTGCGAGCAGGAGATCCTGCGGGTTCACTGCCGGGCAGCGAGAACCATCGCGAACCAGGCGGTGCCGTTCAGCGCCTGCACCATGCTGCTGGACTCCGAGGTCTACAACATGCCTCTGGAGAGTCAG